gcTTTACAAACCCAATATTTCGATTGAGATATTGGGTTGTGAACTAATATATGGGCTTGGCCCATCTTTAATCATTTCATTAGTATTGGAATCAGATTGGTCAAAATGCTTAACTTGGGCTTTCCTGAGTAACATTATTTTCAACAATGCTTTACTCGTTGACCTGAGTGGTTCCACTATGCAAAAACGACGACTAGGTCTCGTACGTACCTTTAAGATCTAATCTGAACAATCAACGGATCTAGTAGATGAGAGAGAGATCCTACCGTGTGTTTCTGTCCTATAATAAACACATTGTTCATCATCAACTCCAAGCATTTGACTAAACCGTTAGAGAAACTAGAATCACTGATCTCTTAATATTAAATCTATAACATAGCAATCATACCAATATTTCTACAATTCGATCTCAAACAAGATTCCGACAAGaactaaaaagaaaagacaCACAGTTTCAGTTCTGTCTATTGGCAATGTAATTAGCCAAAGCCAACAAAGGAGCAACCTTGTCGGAATCAAACCCCAAAAGCTGATCACGCGCCTCTCTATTCAACTTCTCAGCGAACTCTCTCGATTTCTCCAACCCCATGAGCTTCGGATACGTCAGCTTATCGGCGATCAAATCTTTCCCGGCGGTCTTCCCCAGCTCCTGAGACGACTTCGTCACGTCCAAGATGTCATCAACCACCTGAAACAACAGACCGATACACCTCGCGAACTTCCTCAGCCTCTCGATCTCTTCATCACTCCCTCCACCGACGATCCCACCCAAAACGGCTGAGGCTTCAAGCAACGCCGCCGTTTTATGCAAATGAATAAACTCTAGATGTTCCAATCCGACGTCGTTTAAGTCCAACCCTTCGCTGCTTATATCCGCCACTTGTCCCGCCACGAGCCCTTCGGTGCCTATAGCTTTCGCCAACTCTCCGACGGCTCTGACCACCCTCGCCGGAGAAACGTCGGAGCTCGTCGCCGACGCTAAATGCTCGAAGGCGAAGGAGAGAAGCGCGTCTCCGGCTAGAACCGCCACGTCCTCGCCGTAAACCTTGTGGTTCGTCGGCTTCCCGCGGCGGAGGTCGTCGTTGTCCATGCACGGCAAGTCGTCGTGGATCAGCGACATGGTGTGGATCATCTCGACGGCGCAGGCCGCCGGCATGGCGAGGGACTCTTCCCCGCCGACGAGCTCGCAGGCGGCGATGCAGAGGACGGGCCTGACGCGTTTGCCGCCGGCGAGGAGGGAGTAGCGCATCGCCTCGTGGATCTTGAGCGGCTCCCGGAGGGGGACGGCGGAGTCCAGGGCTCTGTTGACGGAGTCGGCTTTGCGGAGGATGTAAGACATGAAGTCGAAGGAGGAGGTGGATTTTAGGTTGTTGTCTTCTTTGGTGACGAGGGAAGAGGAGACTGTGTGGGAAGAAGACGAAACGGTGCGTTTTGGGGTGAGGGTGATGGGTTTAAGTGTGATGAAGGGAGGAGATCTGGATCTGGGTGTTTTGGATTGGTGGTGAAGAACCCATGGGCATGAACCTAGAGTCACTGAAGAAGCCATTGAACACACAGAATCTGCAAATTTCAGattacaattaataaattttgtttttttttataggacTGAGGGAAAATTTGGAGTCAAAATCAAAAGAGAGTTGGGTTGGCCATTGGTGTCGCTAGAGAAATAGATAGGGTTGTGTGACGGAATGGGCCtctagtggtggtggtggttgatGACgaatgtttttgatttttaattaaaaaagcaTCTACCACCTCTTTACTATTTTTGTTccgttatttaatttattttgttggaCAAAAAATCTTTGTTTGGGTAGTGTATATCCTTACAAAATCAgcataatattttcttatttggtaaggaaaaaaaattagcataataataatcttataagtatataatctttcaaattaataaaacacctTAATTTAGAAAGACGTTTAAACATAAAAGTCTTCAAGTagatagaaagaagaagagatcttCCATTTGAAGtggttaatctttttttttatttgatcttTGACACGAAGATTAGTACATAAATGGCATGAAACATGCAAACGCATTACAAATCTGTTGTGGACTTTATATTATTGAGTTAATGGCAATGATGTTGACATCTGTTAGGCATCTTAAAAGACCGCCAAATTTTAACTGCTAACAATAAATGGATGTTACGTTACTAATGGGCCTAATGGGCCTGAATGGACCGAGTTGTCGAATCAACGAAGAAGACACAGAGAGGAGTGTGattctttctttattattattatatttttaactccGCGTCGAGAAAAAGCTGTCAAATTCAACATTCTCCGCGTCGTTTAGCTTCCGAGGAGGACAATCCGgtgggagagaaagagagagcgaGCTTTGATTCAATCCTCCGATTATCGAAATTTTAACAAACGTGTTAGCTTCTTCCCCTCTCCATTctctttttgtttggttttttttttgtgcttcTTCCCTTTAACGATTCATTATTATGTGATTATGTTAGAAAAGTCTCCTCCTTTCCGACTCATTATGTGACTTATGTCGGAAAGTTTCTATCTTTAGATTAACTTTTgtctttatttccttttttgagtttttagttttttttttgggatcttCAAGTCTTCGAATCCACAGTCGTTTTTGTTCTAAGTTCGCCTATGAGTTAGTTTCAGCTGTGATTTTGATGTTAAGGTAATGCTTTGTCATCACTTAGAATAAATGGATCGTTCGTTCTTTGATTTtgtcagaagaagaagcaatgatTGGGTTGTTTAAAGTAAAGGAGAAGCAAAGAGAACAAGCTCAGAACGCTAGCAGAGGTGGAGGAGCTTCTGTCAAGAAACAATCTGCTGGTGAACTTCGTCTTCACAAAGGTATCAATATATACATACCATTTCATTGTTTCAAACTTGTTCTTAGCATTTTGTCTCTTCTTAAcgtttcagaattttttttcaatacttGAATGTGTAGATATATCAGAGTTGAACCTTCCTAGCTCGTGTACGATTTCGTTTCCTAATGGCAAAGATGATTTGATGAACTTTGAAGTATCCATTAAACCTGATGATGGTTACTACCAGTTAAGTTAgatccttttttttcttcataacTCATGCTCACACTTAAAACGGTTAGAATAGGAAACTCATTTGTTTCTTGTCATGTGAATTAATACAGCAATGGTACATTTCTTTTCACGTTCCAAGTGTCTTCTGTGTATCCACACGAAGCTCCAAAAGTTAAATGCAAAACCAAGGTATAACTAGGAATATGATCCTCTTTCTTCTGCTTTACTTATAGCTCCATCTTTActtcttgtttgtttgtttaggtTTATCATCCCAATATCGATTTGGAAGGAAACGTTTGCCTCAACATCTTACGCGAAGACTGGAAACCTGTTCTTAACATTAACACTGTTATCTATGGACTCTTCCATCTCTTCACGGTAAAACAAAAACTAGCCTGATAGATAGATACAAGCTTTTAGTGATTCTCTTAAACTGAGAGTGTTGTGTAATTCACACAGGAACCCAACTCTGAAGATCCTTTGAACCATGACGCAGCACAAGTCTTAAGGGACAACCCAAAGCTCTTTGAGACCAATGTCAGGAGAGCCATGACCGGTGGCTATGTTGGTCAGACCTTTTTCCCTCGCTGTATCTAACAAAAGCCTGGGTTCGTTCTTCTTCAAGCAACAAGATAAGAACTGGAACCTCTTTATCAACCATTGTATCTCTTATTCTCAAAAGaaccttgtttgcttgtttcTGTAAAATTACATTCGAATGAGTTGTATAACATTCTGTTCAGTTTGATTCGGTCTCAGTTTCAATGTTTTTATGCTGTGGTATTTGAAAGAATCAAAAAACATAAGCAAAACTCTCATATCATTTCAACGTCTTTAGAACTGGCCATTTTCGCGTTCTCTCTATCTTTCTTGAAAACGAAATGCAAAGGCGTGTAAGAGAGACAACAGAGGCCAAAGGGGACAGCCATCATCGACAACAGCCCCTTGGAGAGAGCCTCAGCTTCACGCACAGAGGAGCCTTTCAAAGGATCAATACCTTTTGAGTCATACCCAAACATCTTCTCAGACAAGATCCCAACCAAAGGTGCAGCGAACGAGGAGAAAGAGCCTTCAAAAGCCCGGTCGAACGCGTAGATCATCGTCCTGTGCTTAGGTGGGACGACTTCAGCAAACATGGGTGCGTTAACAGCTGAACCGCACCAGCTTATGGTGAGACCCATCAAGAAGAGAGTGATGGAGAAGGTCAAGTAGCTTTCTCTGCTCTGTGGGATTGCCTTCAGGAGAATAACTGAGAATGGGATCCCCATGAAGGCGCTGAACTGCGCACACATCACTCTACCGGAGTTTGGAAAGATCCTAGACATCTTATCAGCGATGATGCCTCCCATCAACGTTCCTATAGCGCATCCGGTCGCAAACACCCCAAGCAAAGCTGCTGTCTGGTTATGATCAAAACCTAAAACAAAACAGTGGCAAGCATCAAGTTCAAGGCTACAGTTCTTGACAGATGATGTAGTTTCAAGGCTTACCAATAAGCTCAAACCACATTGTGAAGAAAACCATTGCAGTCCAAGGCAATGAACCAACGATTCCTTGCAAGACAATGATCTGAAACGTCCGTACTTTCACCACTGACTTTGTAGCTGCCCATGAATCATTCCAAACCGATATCTTTTGAACCATTAGTTCCTCTCTACACAGTTACAACCAAAAGATCAGTTATGCTCTCAAGAAGGAAGTTCACTAGTTTGAGGAGGTTCTGTTTTACCGTTCAATGTGCTTCCTGGGGTCAACCACAAAGAGAAAAACTAGTAACCCAATCACAGCACTAAGAGTTGCCATCATGATGAAAGCGCAACGCCATCCCGGTACGCCCCAGAACTCAGAACCGGCCATAACCGTTGCTACAACACCTCCTCCAATACCACCAATAGTACCAATGAGATTCAACAAACCAAAACCAGCTCCTCTAGTACCATCCTTGTAACTATCTGCTATAAACGACTGAAGCGCCGGTATCACAATAGCTAATCCAAACCCATTCACTGCCCTCCATAAAGCAACCTTTATCACATTAATATAAACCATCACACAAAAAACTTAACACAACTTTAAAGaaccataaaacaaaacttttaaacAACTTTATAACTAAAAAATTCATAACTCTTTTCTCTTATCAGGCTTTAAAACTTAATACTACTTTAAAGAACcgttaaataaaactttataagaATCTTTAAATAACGGATTAAGACATTTTTTTACCTGAATGAAGTAGTTGCTAGCTCCAACGGCAGCAGTAGATAAAGCCCAACAGAGAGTACCTATTGCAAGAACAATGGGACGATCATAGGTAATGACTAGAACTCCTGCTAACGGCGACGCGAGTCCTTGAACAAAGTTCCTAACGAATGTTAAGTATCCTAAATCTGACGGTCCTGCGTTAAACGCTTCGCTCACTTCTTTGTAAACCGAAGGCAGTAGATTCTCGTCTGCTCGCTCCATGATCGCAGCTAGGTTTATCAGGATAAGTGATATCGAAACTCCTAAAAACTTTCCTGttctgtaattaaaaaaaaaaaacagaggaaaagtTGGAAACTTTCAAACTCTTGTAAGATTCGGACAGAGAGACAATGAAACAGTTACATCATCCAATCGATGAAACAGATCTACGAGACAAGAACAGTAAAAGTATAAATCGAAGAAGTCAAAAAAGGAGCTAACTTTATCTTCATGTTGTTAGTACGGAGGTTGCGAGGAAAAAGAGACCGGAAGAATCCTAAAGCGGTGGAGAGGTAACCGGAACGAGTTCGAGCACGAcccatctaaaaaaatcaaaacttgaaCTCCAGTTTAACCGGAGATGGAGTTTGGTTGGCTTCTGTAATATCGgatctttaaaatttaagacACAAGTCGTTTTTTTGGATATTACGTATTgaatggtttttgtttttttgttagattatagttttaaaaatttattactatagattttaattttcaatgatAGTACTGATCATGGATTGTAATTAAAGGATTAGTATTTTTTActaataaaaaagattttttttttatcaacactAATAAAAAAGATTATCAGTTTTATTTAGCACGTAATGGTAGTTGAGTGGGTGGATCGTTACAGGGAGGAACATGCTTACATGAATATGTACTATTTTTCGGATGTCAATAGATTGTGACGTTATACTATTCAGAAAAATAGATTATGAAgtcaatagaaaaaaaaaaagctcatgGGAAAGAAATACACAACACTCGTTTTGAGTTTTATGATGACGGATGCTGACGAATGAGGAGGTGCGGAAACTTCTTTTGTGAACGTATGTATATCAACATAGTGGTCACGGGAGTCAGCTCTTATCATGAAGGGGCAAGTGAATGAGAGCCCTCTTACTTTTCTTATATCACTTGactatatcatatttttaaaaagaggtTAAATATCTTCAAGTAACTTCAAACCCCAAGTGCTAACCGAGTTAGTTTCAAGCCCAAGTGCTGGGAATGTAACTCTCCAATCTACCATGATTCTAACATATGGTTGGTCCATTCAAAGAAGACCTCGAGATTTGTTCCAAAAGACCGTGTTTTTACTGCGTGATCTGGTTGCTATGAAGATGTAAAATTTGGTATTATGTTGGGAAATGTTTTCTGGTGTCTGATGTCATGACGCTGGTTTAAGCATTCGAGTGCCAAACAATAAAACGTTCTGAAATATGAAAGTCCAAATATGAGATCACATGTCTGACTTCTCTATACCGAGACCTCTGAAATAAACAATGCACAGCCACATCAATGAGGTTCAAAAGGTACTGGAAGAAAATTTCATTGATAAAATGTACTATCACATCAGTTTGAAATATTGTTTGCCTTCATTACAAAATAGATATATCATATTGACACCTAACAAGGCATTTTCACAATTATGCAATGATAATTAATATACAGAAATGGAggaattcaattttgttttgtaaagtTAGAATAAGAAACCGAAATATTTTACCAGCgtacaaataattaaaacgcAAAATCACACCGAATTGACCGATGCATTGAACAATAACAGTGAGAATAGCTGGTTTGTGACTATGGACGCCGCACGATTAAatgaattaatcaaatttaaatcaaagtaGATTAATTGTACATGACCACGCCGTACCATTTGAAACTTTGTTAATATTCCCCACGTGAATGATTTGATCCAAAGTCACTGACAGATTGGATCTTTTTGGCATCACcaattattgtatttttctttagaaactttttatttcttggtttGTGAACATGGATGATAAGACGTGGTTGAATATGATAAACACAATATAAAACACCACACAAAATTGTCTCATTTAATTGGCAAGCAGTAACAAATGTTATATAGATAACATAAGATTGTGAAAAATTCAATCGGtgagtatatataattttttaataccaGGAAAATAGTAGAATTGTTTGATTAATAATTAGTTAGCTGTAAATAATAGCATGAATCCAGCTGGGGATTCTGCTTCCTGTCTTTGCTCACGCCTCACTGGAGCCGCACGTGCTCCGACCACGATGCCAAATTGTGTTTTACTTGTATACTTTTCTCAtttttatgcttaaaatatttcGTTTtctgttgtaaaaaaaaagaaaaatatatagttttcctAATTACACTGATACATTTATAATGACATCAAATTTATCGTTTTTGATGCATCTTGATGACTTGAAATCTTCATTAAACATCTTGTAagtcattttattaaattaaatatgacCGTTTtgctattaataaaatttacaaccTAAGagaaaatggaaaaataaaataatagtatcATCAATATCTTGGCTTAGACAACTCGGAAAAGTCATACAAATGTATtcgtaaaaagaaaattatttcacAAGACGACAACATGAAACTCTGTcgtcattttaaaatttgtgaaaACAATGCAAATTATCACTAGAATATACTACAGTTTAACCTTTTTCACACCTCTTTCTAAAAATTACTAGTATAAGTTTATATACCacttgatcaaaaaaaaaaaaagtttatataccactataaaataattaaaatgcaCAAGagggaaaaaaagaaagaaaaaaagataccAATTCATTGAATAGTGAAAAGGAAACCAGTAGGGGACCACAGCTCGTGCGTTACATTAATTAGACACGTGGAAGCTGACTTCCATAAGCGGTCCCACAGTTAGACACGGATCGCACGTGCggagacaaacaaaaaaaaaattaaatttttatttataaaaccagAGACGATGAAAGCCAATCCGCTTGAGAGTCACCaaagaaactctctctctctctctcgtctccCTCGTGCGCCAGACTGACAAAGACATCAGAAAGATAAAGAAAGATCAAAGCTTTTCTATGGCGGCAGGTGGAGGAGGATCATCGTCCGCGGGACGGACTCCGACGTGGAAGGAGAGGGAGAACAACAAGAAGAgggagaggagaagaagagccATCACGGCCAAGATTTACTCTGGTCTCAGAGCTCAAGGTAACTACAAGCTCCCTAAGCACTGCGACAACAACGAAGTCCTTAAAGCTCTCTGTCTCGAAGCTGGTTGGATCGTTGAAGACGACGGCACCACTTATCGCAAGGTCAAATCCTTTTTCTCAATTCAATTCATCATCGATCTaatgaaaatattagtaattttatttcttaatcAATTGAATTATTAGAGAGATTCTGAGATAAAACAGTAaagtttgattattattttttctgaccaattttttttttgtaagtttgATTATTCCGACAAAACTATTTTACTTCTTGTCTGAAAACCAATCAAAGTCATTGACTTTGACTTTGAAACTGCATCGTATTGTGTAGTCTTTGACTGATTCTTGAATTGTTCAACAGGGTTTTAAGCCAACTCCGACGAACTTCAGCACGAACTCATCAATCCAACCGAGTCCACAATCATCTGCCTTCCCAAGCCCGGCACCTTCTTACCACGGCTCCCCTGTCTCATCCTCCTTCCCAAGCCCATCTCGTTACGACCAAAACCCTTCCTCGTACCTCCTCCTCCCTTTCCTCCACAACATCGCTTCCTCCATCCCATCAAACCTCCCTCCTCTCAGAATCTCCAACAGCGCTCCCGTAACTCCTCCCTTATCCTCCCCCACCTCTCGCGGTTCGAAGCGGAAGCTCATCACGGAACAGTTACCAAACGGCGGGTCTTTGCTAAGACACCCGCTTTTCGCTATCTCTGCTCCGTCTAGTCCTACGCGCCGCGGCGGTCACCAAACGCCGCCGACGATACCTGAATGCGACGAGTCTGAGGAGGATTCGGTAGAGGATTCAGGACGGTGGATTAGTTTTCAGTCCACGGCTCCTCCTTCACCGACGTTTAACCTCGTTCAGCAGACGTCTATGGAGATTGACATGAAGAGACCAGAGTGGGGGATGAATGCGAGGGGGTCAGAGTTTGAGTTCGAGAATGGTACTGTTAAGCCATGGGAAGGCGAAATGATTCATGAAGTTGGTGTAGAGGATCTTGAGCTCACTCTCGGTGGCACTAAGACAAGATGCTAAAGAACCTTGATCATAACAGAGCATTGTACAGGAGAGCTCGTGTGGCCCAAAGCCTAAGGGTCGAACCTTTTAATTACCGTTACATTCTCTCAGTTTATACTTCAATGTTTTACTTCTATGGTGATAATGTTATTGGAGGTATTAATGTGTGTTTAGTCACATGATTAAGAAATGTTTTTTGGAGATAATGTTATTGTTTTGCtgattttaattgttttctttttatgagATATTGTGATTAGTTTTAGAGTTTGTTGTGTTGTGGACCTTGTGGGTGTTTTGAATAAAACGAAACCTCCACGAGCGGGTGATAATGGACCCCTACCATGTGCTCTCTTGGTCTGTTTTTGCTGGGACCTAATAAAACAACTACCTCTCTCAACCAATTTGCACTTATTTATAGTATTACTATGTAATTATTGCTATCGCGTGTTgtaattaaatacatattttcaTATGTCGTAACTCTCACGATACAAGACAACATTTTCATCGCCCATTTGATGAGGGACACTCTGAGACGGCCCACGTTGGGGCCACGTGagtctgtatatatatatttttttttatatattgccTTTTCCGGATAATGGCCATGTCTTGTGACTTGATGCGATTACATAACTTATCTTTTCcttgaaattatgttttatacaaTATAATCACAATCACACTGTTCTCATAATTacttacatataaatttttatatggcATGGCCCTAGATGCCTCGCCCTACCGGGATGTGTGGGTTTACAAGTTCATAATTTTCTAAGTATCCATCAAAACAGATTGTGGGGAAACCAATTATGGTATGTTCATCGACAAGTGAAACGCTAATGACCATACCTAACTTTACTTTAACGCCAGTCTTTTTTATTTGAAGGAATTATAATTTActtttgtttaaataaataaaatgatatagTAATTAGTAAGattcaaaaaaggaaaaataaacaaacgtccaaaacaaggaaaaaaaaacacatctcGATTCATGTTTCCATGCTTGGCTGAGTGGTTGGCCCATCTCATCAAAACGTCATCTTAATACGTAATACATGCAACGACCTAAACTTAATTAGCTCAAGCGATGGATATTAGCGTCTGTTATACGTTGGTAGAAAAACAACTTGCGTTAAGATTAAATCCACGAAATGTTATGAAAGTATTTACCCAAATTTCAGTTTCattgatggttttttttttatataacatgTCTTCTTTTCAGTTTAATAAATGATAACATGTTACGATGTGTTCactatatattaaactctaatcAGTCTAATCACCAAACACATTCAAGAAAGCAAGAAAATCATTTAAAGGCATGGAGATTCACGGAGTTCTAGTGGCTAGTCCAGGCATGGGTCACGCAGCGCCCATCTTAGAACTTGGCAAATGTCTCTTGAGCCACCACGGTTTCGACCGTGTTACTGTGTTCCTAGTCACAGACGATGTCCCACGCTCAAAATCTCTAATTGGTAAAACGCTgatggaagaagaagatcctAACTTCGTGATCAGGTTTATTCAGCTCGACGTTTCGGGTCAAGATCTCACCGGTTCGCTTCTAACTAAGCTATCAGAGATGATGAGGAAGGCAATACCGCAGATCAGGTCTGCGGTCATGGGGTTAGAGCCCCAGCCTAGTGTTTTCGTTGTTGACTTGTTGGGCACGGAAGCTTTAGCTGTGGCTAAGGAGCTTGAGATTGCAAAGAAACATGTTCTTGTTACTACCAGTGCTTGGTTTCTAGCTCTAACCGTTTACATGGCGAGTCTTGACAAAGGGACGTTGTTTAAGCATCTGAGCAGCAACGGAGCGTTGCTTATACCGGGATGCACCCCGGTTAAGTTTGACCGGGTTCAAGATCCGAGTAGTTACGTCCGTGAACTCGCTGAGTCTCAGAGAATCGGGCTTGAGGTAGTAACCGCAGATGGGGTGTTTGTGAACACGTGTCATAGTTTGGAGCCAGTGACGATCAG
The Brassica napus cultivar Da-Ae chromosome A1, Da-Ae, whole genome shotgun sequence DNA segment above includes these coding regions:
- the LOC106441642 gene encoding NEDD8-conjugating enzyme Ubc12-like encodes the protein MIGLFKVKEKQREQAQNASRGGGASVKKQSAGELRLHKDISELNLPSSCTISFPNGKDDLMNFEVSIKPDDGYYHNGTFLFTFQVSSVYPHEAPKVKCKTKVYHPNIDLEGNVCLNILREDWKPVLNINTVIYGLFHLFTEPNSEDPLNHDAAQVLRDNPKLFETNVRRAMTGGYVGQTFFPRCI
- the LOC106426645 gene encoding BES1/BZR1 homolog protein 2, translated to MAAGGGGSSSAGRTPTWKERENNKKRERRRRAITAKIYSGLRAQGNYKLPKHCDNNEVLKALCLEAGWIVEDDGTTYRKGFKPTPTNFSTNSSIQPSPQSSAFPSPAPSYHGSPVSSSFPSPSRYDQNPSSYLLLPFLHNIASSIPSNLPPLRISNSAPVTPPLSSPTSRGSKRKLITEQLPNGGSLLRHPLFAISAPSSPTRRGGHQTPPTIPECDESEEDSVEDSGRWISFQSTAPPSPTFNLVQQTSMEIDMKRPEWGMNARGSEFEFENGTVKPWEGEMIHEVGVEDLELTLGGTKTRC
- the LOC106425731 gene encoding geranylgeranyl pyrophosphate synthase, chloroplastic/chromoplastic, which gives rise to MASSVTLGSCPWVLHHQSKTPRSRSPPFITLKPITLTPKRTVSSSSHTVSSSLVTKEDNNLKSTSSFDFMSYILRKADSVNRALDSAVPLREPLKIHEAMRYSLLAGGKRVRPVLCIAACELVGGEESLAMPAACAVEMIHTMSLIHDDLPCMDNDDLRRGKPTNHKVYGEDVAVLAGDALLSFAFEHLASATSSDVSPARVVRAVGELAKAIGTEGLVAGQVADISSEGLDLNDVGLEHLEFIHLHKTAALLEASAVLGGIVGGGSDEEIERLRKFARCIGLLFQVVDDILDVTKSSQELGKTAGKDLIADKLTYPKLMGLEKSREFAEKLNREARDQLLGFDSDKVAPLLALANYIANRQN
- the LOC106423042 gene encoding uncharacterized protein LOC106423042, which produces MGRARTRSGYLSTALGFFRSLFPRNLRTNNMKIKTGKFLGVSISLILINLAAIMERADENLLPSVYKEVSEAFNAGPSDLGYLTFVRNFVQGLASPLAGVLVITYDRPIVLAIGTLCWALSTAAVGASNYFIQVALWRAVNGFGLAIVIPALQSFIADSYKDGTRGAGFGLLNLIGTIGGIGGGVVATVMAGSEFWGVPGWRCAFIMMATLSAVIGLLVFLFVVDPRKHIEREELMVQKISVWNDSWAATKSVVKVRTFQIIVLQGIVGSLPWTAMVFFTMWFELIGFDHNQTAALLGVFATGCAIGTLMGGIIADKMSRIFPNSGRVMCAQFSAFMGIPFSVILLKAIPQSRESYLTFSITLFLMGLTISWCGSAVNAPMFAEVVPPKHRTMIYAFDRAFEGSFSSFAAPLVGILSEKMFGYDSKGIDPLKGSSVREAEALSKGLLSMMAVPFGLCCLSYTPLHFVFKKDRENAKMASSKDVEMI